A genomic window from Streptomyces broussonetiae includes:
- a CDS encoding small basic family protein — protein MIAVLGLVVGVVAGLLVRPEVPAVVEPYLPIAVVAALDAVFGGVRAMLDGIFDDKVFVVSFLSNVVVAALIVFLGDKLGVGAQLSTGVVVVLGIRIFSNAAAIRRHVFRA, from the coding sequence GTGATCGCCGTACTGGGCCTCGTCGTGGGAGTCGTGGCCGGCCTGTTGGTCCGGCCCGAGGTTCCGGCGGTGGTGGAGCCTTATCTGCCGATCGCCGTCGTCGCGGCGCTGGACGCCGTCTTCGGCGGTGTGCGGGCCATGCTCGACGGGATCTTCGACGACAAGGTCTTCGTGGTGTCGTTCCTGTCGAACGTGGTCGTCGCCGCCCTGATCGTGTTCCTGGGCGACAAGCTGGGTGTGGGTGCTCAGCTGTCCACGGGTGTCGTGGTGGTCCTGGGTATCCGGATCTTCTCCAACGCCGCGGCGATCCGGCGTCACGTGTTCCGGGCGTGA
- a CDS encoding FHA domain-containing protein: MKLFAKLFGKSAREGSGNATARHRAQPDAEGQRPLFRDQVGGPGGDISGGQGGASVDPAQSGGIGFGQPSTSGAGGGFASGPYASNAPAGQPRQEDPSMSVLVCTRCGNRNAENARFCSNCGAPLRPGVAPERASETTSTISISGIEAYDAEVTGQTQMPMLSPEAQAAVDALPLGSALLVVRRGPNSGSRFLLDGDLTTAGRHPQSDIFLDDVTVSRRHVEFRRSPDGSFTVADVGSLNGTYVNREPIDQVALQNGDEVQIGKYRLVFYASRQQGI; this comes from the coding sequence GTGAAGTTGTTTGCGAAGTTGTTCGGCAAGAGCGCGCGCGAGGGCAGCGGCAACGCGACCGCTCGCCATCGCGCCCAGCCCGACGCGGAGGGTCAGCGCCCGCTGTTCCGGGACCAGGTCGGTGGTCCGGGCGGTGACATTTCCGGAGGTCAGGGCGGGGCGTCGGTTGACCCTGCCCAGTCCGGCGGCATAGGTTTCGGCCAACCGTCGACCTCAGGTGCGGGTGGAGGTTTTGCCTCCGGTCCGTACGCGTCCAACGCCCCCGCGGGGCAGCCGCGGCAGGAGGATCCGTCCATGTCGGTCCTGGTGTGTACGAGGTGCGGTAACCGCAACGCGGAAAACGCCCGCTTCTGTTCCAACTGCGGTGCGCCGTTGCGCCCCGGAGTGGCGCCGGAGCGTGCCTCCGAGACGACGTCCACGATCTCCATCTCCGGTATCGAGGCCTACGACGCCGAGGTGACCGGTCAGACGCAGATGCCGATGCTGTCGCCCGAGGCTCAGGCCGCGGTGGACGCGCTGCCGCTGGGCTCGGCCCTGCTGGTGGTGCGCCGCGGACCGAATTCGGGCAGCCGCTTCCTGCTGGACGGCGACCTGACGACGGCCGGCCGGCATCCGCAGAGCGACATCTTCCTCGACGACGTGACGGTCTCGCGTCGGCACGTGGAGTTCCGCCGCTCCCCGGACGGCTCGTTCACCGTGGCCGACGTGGGCAGCCTGAACGGCACGTACGTCAACCGGGAGCCGATCGACCAGGTCGCGCTGCAGAACGGCGACGAGGTGCAGATCGGCAAGTACCGGCTGGTGTTCTACGCGAGCCGGCAGCAGGGCATCTGA
- a CDS encoding bifunctional nuclease family protein, with protein MNELDVVGVRVEMPSNQPIVLLREVGGDRYLPIWIGPGEATAIAFAQQGMAPARPLTHDLFKDVLEAVGQELTEVRITDLREGVFYAELVFASGVEVSARPSDAIALALRTGTPIYGSDTVLDDAGIAIPDEQEDEVEKFREFLDQISPEDFGTSSQ; from the coding sequence GTGAACGAGCTCGATGTCGTAGGTGTCCGGGTCGAAATGCCCTCCAACCAACCGATCGTGCTCCTGCGCGAAGTGGGGGGCGACCGTTACCTCCCCATCTGGATCGGGCCGGGGGAGGCGACGGCGATCGCCTTCGCCCAGCAGGGTATGGCCCCCGCCCGGCCGCTGACGCACGACCTGTTCAAGGACGTGCTGGAGGCCGTCGGCCAGGAGCTGACCGAAGTACGCATCACCGACCTGCGGGAAGGTGTCTTCTACGCGGAGCTGGTGTTCGCCAGCGGGGTCGAGGTCAGTGCCCGCCCCTCCGACGCCATAGCGCTGGCCCTGCGCACCGGAACGCCGATCTACGGCAGCGACACGGTGCTGGACGACGCGGGGATCGCGATTCCGGACGAGCAGGAGGACGAGGTGGAGAAGTTCCGCGAGTTCCTCGACCAGATCTCGCCCGAGGACTTCGGCACCAGCAGCCAGTGA
- a CDS encoding DNA polymerase IV has translation MRHAPTILHLDMDAFYASVEQASKPSLRGKAVVVGGLGPRGVVATASYEARVFGVHSAMPMGQARRLAPNAAYLVPRFGLYRAISEQVMALLRELSPLVEPLSLDEAFVDLEAGGTAWDEESAHQAGIRLRADILAVTGLTGSVGLAASKMLAKIASERAKPDGLVIIEPGTERALLGPLTVRTLPGVGPATGDHLRRAGITTVEELAEAGEDELVRLLGKAHGHALYAMALARDERPVVAEREAKSVSVEDTYDVDIHDRLRIGLEVQRLADRCVRRLRDAGLSGRTIVLKVRRYDFSTLTRSETLRGPTDDPAVVREAAARLLESVDTTGGVRLLGVGVSGLADYTQEDLFAQALPSREAETPQESMAEAVVERPDPVERHWRAGQDVRHAEHGHGWVQGSGLGRVTVRFETPQSPPGRVRTFSVEDPALEPADPLPLVSAPSRRPARSQVGDRPDQASSDPASLPKSWSGTDGGEAVSRP, from the coding sequence GTGAGACACGCGCCGACCATCCTCCATCTCGACATGGATGCCTTCTACGCCTCGGTGGAGCAGGCATCCAAGCCGAGCCTGCGTGGCAAGGCGGTCGTCGTGGGCGGGCTCGGGCCGCGCGGGGTGGTGGCCACCGCGTCGTACGAGGCACGGGTCTTCGGGGTGCACTCGGCGATGCCCATGGGCCAGGCTCGCCGGCTGGCTCCCAACGCCGCGTATCTGGTGCCGCGCTTCGGGCTGTACCGGGCCATCAGCGAGCAGGTGATGGCCCTGCTGCGGGAGCTGTCGCCGCTGGTGGAGCCGCTCAGCCTGGACGAGGCGTTCGTGGACCTGGAGGCCGGCGGCACGGCCTGGGACGAGGAGTCGGCGCACCAGGCCGGGATCAGGCTGCGGGCGGACATCCTGGCGGTCACCGGGCTCACCGGGTCGGTGGGGCTCGCCGCCTCCAAGATGCTCGCGAAGATCGCCTCCGAGCGCGCCAAGCCCGACGGCCTGGTGATCATCGAACCGGGGACCGAGCGGGCGCTGCTGGGGCCGTTGACGGTGCGGACCCTGCCCGGGGTCGGCCCGGCCACTGGGGACCACCTGCGCAGGGCCGGGATCACCACGGTCGAGGAGCTGGCCGAGGCAGGTGAGGACGAGCTGGTGCGGCTGCTCGGCAAGGCGCACGGGCACGCGCTCTACGCCATGGCGCTGGCCCGGGACGAGCGGCCCGTGGTGGCTGAGCGCGAGGCGAAGTCGGTGTCGGTCGAGGACACCTACGACGTGGACATCCACGACCGGCTGCGGATCGGCCTGGAGGTGCAGCGGCTCGCCGACCGGTGTGTACGGCGGCTGCGCGACGCAGGGCTGTCCGGGCGGACCATCGTGCTGAAGGTGCGCCGGTACGACTTCTCGACACTGACCCGTTCCGAGACGCTCAGGGGGCCCACGGACGACCCGGCGGTCGTGCGGGAGGCCGCCGCGCGGCTGCTGGAGTCCGTGGACACCACGGGTGGGGTACGGCTGCTCGGGGTGGGTGTCTCGGGGCTCGCCGACTACACCCAGGAGGACCTGTTCGCGCAGGCGCTGCCCTCGCGTGAGGCGGAAACGCCTCAGGAGTCCATGGCCGAGGCCGTCGTGGAGCGGCCGGATCCGGTCGAACGCCACTGGCGCGCAGGGCAGGACGTCAGACACGCGGAGCACGGGCACGGGTGGGTGCAGGGGAGCGGGCTGGGACGCGTCACCGTGCGGTTCGAGACACCGCAGTCCCCTCCCGGGCGCGTGCGGACGTTCTCCGTCGAGGATCCCGCGCTGGAGCCCGCGGATCCGTTGCCACTGGTTTCGGCCCCTTCCCGCCGGCCCGCCCGGAGCCAGGTGGGGGACCGACCGGATCAGGCCTCCTCCGACCCGGCCAGCTTGCCGAAGTCGTGGTCCGGCACCGACGGGGGCGAGGCCGTGTCGAGGCCGTAG
- a CDS encoding MerR family transcriptional regulator, giving the protein MRTSGDGTAGGAPGRGFGESGPYPPPGSQLRSSGGYPPPSRAVDHAPQRPTVVPNGGGAASMTSEQIGYRGPTACAAAGITYRQLDYWARTGLVEPSVRPAHGSGTQRLYSFRDVVVLKIVKRFLDTGVSLQNIRTTVQHLRERGFRDLERMTLMSDGATVYECTSPDEVHALLQGGQGVFGIAVGVVWRDVESALSQLHGERIDTGETLVGHNPSDELARRRNRAV; this is encoded by the coding sequence GTGAGAACGAGCGGCGACGGTACGGCTGGGGGTGCCCCCGGACGCGGTTTCGGGGAGAGCGGTCCGTACCCTCCCCCTGGCTCTCAGCTGCGTTCGAGCGGGGGGTACCCCCCACCGAGCAGAGCGGTCGATCACGCTCCGCAGCGGCCGACGGTGGTGCCGAACGGCGGAGGGGCGGCGTCCATGACGTCCGAACAGATCGGCTACCGAGGTCCCACGGCCTGTGCGGCCGCGGGCATCACCTACCGGCAGCTCGACTACTGGGCGCGCACCGGTCTGGTCGAGCCGAGCGTGCGGCCCGCCCACGGGTCGGGCACCCAGCGGCTGTACAGCTTCCGGGACGTGGTCGTCCTGAAGATCGTGAAGCGGTTCCTGGACACCGGTGTCTCGTTGCAGAACATCCGCACGACCGTCCAGCACCTCAGAGAACGCGGTTTCCGCGACCTGGAGCGGATGACCCTCATGAGCGACGGTGCCACGGTCTACGAGTGCACCTCCCCGGACGAGGTCCACGCCCTGCTCCAGGGCGGTCAGGGTGTCTTCGGCATCGCCGTCGGCGTGGTGTGGCGGGACGTGGAAAGCGCCCTCTCCCAGCTGCACGGCGAACGCATCGACACGGGCGAGACCCTCGTCGGGCACAACCCCTCGGACGAGCTGGCCCGCCGCCGCAACCGGGCGGTCTGA
- the ftsR gene encoding transcriptional regulator FtsR: protein MLQTPSGGAGSGTAARDSGLMSIGAVLNALRDEFPEVTISKIRFLESEGLIEPQRTPSGYRKFSAGDVERLAHVLRMQRDHYLPLKVIREHLDAMERGEAVQLPVVGRQRTHEDLREPPSAPTVARVGRAELLAAADVDEGELKEWESYGLIAPLADGAYEAEAVTVAALIAELGRFGIEPRHLRVMKAAADREAGLVDQVVAPLKRHRNPQTRALAEARTKELAALTVKLHAALVKTALGVRLP from the coding sequence ATGCTTCAAACACCGAGCGGCGGTGCCGGAAGCGGTACCGCCGCCAGGGACAGTGGGCTGATGAGCATCGGCGCGGTGCTGAACGCGCTGCGCGACGAGTTCCCCGAAGTCACCATCTCCAAGATCCGCTTCCTGGAGTCGGAGGGGCTGATCGAGCCGCAGCGGACCCCTTCGGGGTACCGCAAGTTCAGCGCCGGGGACGTCGAGCGCCTGGCGCACGTGCTGAGGATGCAGCGGGACCACTATCTGCCGCTCAAGGTGATCCGTGAGCACCTGGACGCCATGGAGCGGGGAGAAGCCGTCCAGCTGCCCGTCGTCGGCCGTCAGCGCACCCATGAGGATCTTCGGGAGCCGCCGTCGGCGCCCACGGTCGCCAGGGTCGGCAGGGCCGAGCTGCTGGCGGCGGCGGACGTCGACGAGGGCGAGCTGAAGGAGTGGGAGTCGTACGGGCTCATCGCTCCCCTGGCGGACGGGGCGTATGAAGCCGAGGCGGTCACCGTGGCCGCGCTGATCGCCGAACTGGGGCGGTTCGGGATCGAGCCACGCCACCTTCGGGTGATGAAGGCAGCCGCCGACCGCGAGGCCGGACTGGTCGACCAGGTGGTGGCCCCGCTAAAGCGCCACCGCAACCCGCAGACCAGGGCGCTTGCCGAGGCCCGTACGAAGGAGCTGGCGGCGCTCACCGTGAAGCTGCACGCGGCTCTCGTGAAGACGGCTCTCGGGGTGCGGCTGCCCTGA
- a CDS encoding DUF881 domain-containing protein encodes MSEQNEQPENRLRRELPAEVPPVGPEPGETSGEKPGEPLTGRQRLVKGLWPPRFTRAQLIVAVLLFGLGFGLAVQVASNSDTDSALRGARQEDLVRILDELDSRTQRLEDEKQGLEKQRSELQSSSDQAAEARKQTAEKERQLGILAGTVAAQGPGITMTVADTKGTVKADMLLDAVQELRAAGAEAIQLNGVRVVANTYFSDSGNGVSVDGNKINAPYRFQVIGKPEDLEPALNIPGGVVQTLEKEQATVTVERSGKIVVDALRQAKQPDYARSSSQ; translated from the coding sequence ATGAGCGAACAGAACGAGCAGCCGGAGAACAGGCTGCGCAGGGAGCTGCCGGCCGAGGTGCCGCCCGTGGGCCCCGAGCCCGGGGAGACGTCCGGTGAGAAGCCCGGAGAACCGCTGACCGGCCGGCAGCGGTTGGTCAAGGGCCTGTGGCCGCCGCGGTTCACCCGGGCCCAACTCATCGTGGCGGTACTGCTGTTCGGCCTCGGATTCGGTCTGGCCGTGCAGGTGGCCTCCAACAGTGACACCGACAGCGCGTTGCGCGGCGCGCGGCAAGAAGATCTTGTGCGCATCCTCGATGAACTGGATTCGCGTACTCAGCGTCTTGAGGACGAGAAGCAGGGACTCGAGAAGCAGCGGTCGGAACTGCAGAGCAGCTCCGACCAGGCCGCGGAGGCCCGCAAGCAGACGGCCGAGAAGGAGAGGCAACTCGGCATTCTGGCGGGCACCGTGGCGGCGCAGGGTCCCGGCATCACGATGACGGTCGCGGACACGAAGGGGACGGTCAAGGCGGACATGCTGCTCGACGCGGTCCAGGAGTTGCGTGCGGCCGGCGCCGAGGCGATCCAGCTCAACGGGGTGCGGGTGGTCGCGAACACCTACTTCTCGGATTCAGGCAACGGTGTGAGCGTCGACGGGAACAAGATCAATGCTCCGTACCGTTTCCAGGTCATCGGCAAGCCGGAGGATCTGGAGCCGGCGCTGAACATTCCGGGAGGAGTGGTGCAGACCCTGGAGAAGGAGCAGGCCACGGTGACGGTCGAGCGCTCGGGCAAGATCGTCGTGGATGCCTTGCGACAGGCGAAGCAGCCTGACTACGCTCGGTCGTCCTCCCAGTGA